TATCATACTGTACATTGACAGAAAATTGCTCTGTGCATGACTTTATTTTTAAACCGTAcagatgtgaaatgaatgaagctgGATTTCACTGAATGAATGACAATCATGGTTTTGCTTTTTATACCAAATCTCATGAAATCATGAATGTGTGATCTGTGTCTAAATGTGCTATATATGAACTTAATAAATAAGACCAGAATGTGGACAATGAACATTCATCTTGTTGGGTGGTTATTTGAATGTGCTCAAGACCCCCCAAAATACTGCGTTTGAGACTTCCAGAACAAATCAATGCAAGTCGCAAAGCCTAGCTGAAgactatattttttttaaaagcaacGGTTATAATTTTAAAATTCATTTCGATGGTCACATATAGACATACAGTTGAAAACAGAAGTTTACATACCCTTAgcatacacatgctaaagttgactaaaaagaagaCTTAAAAACAGATCTTACAAAATATGTCTGCCTCTAtagggaatttaacataggggtatgtacagtatacttATGAgcacctgtattttaaggaaaaacatttatttacaatacattattcTTTAACAAAGAAAATTAATGTCCgaaaaggttggatttttcctcatttgtttaattaaggcattaagatcaatttccaaaagattattttttattgttttagtCAGCTTTAGCATGTGTATGCTAAGGGTATGTAAACTTCTGGTTTCAACTATATAGACAGAGAAGGACAAGTAAACAGTGCCCAGTGATTCACTGAACAGCCAAAAGCTCACCTGATCTAAAGAACACAGGCAGACAAAAAGATTCTTCTAGAAGCTTTATTGATACTTGTTTACAGTTCACAATGCATTCCACAGACAATTCTCATTAGAGTTCATAACAACTGTATGAAGAATCATTCACAATTAATAACGTTACTTGCATAACAAACAATGCTTGAAGTTTCCAAGTTAAATTATTCTGCAGCTTTAGATACTGGGTCCACAGAAAGACAGCATATATAGTTATTGTAAATTAAAGTCAATGTCTGTAAACGTGTTTCGTCTTGAGTTTAACTAGGTAGCTGCAATGAGGTGAAACGATGGCTTAGTCGATGCACTTTTTATCTCGCAAAGGTCTAAAAGGTTTCTAGAGATACTGAAGCATGAAGTGGTATGGAGCAGCTTGGTGTGGCTAGAGAAACACAAGAGCCACAATCAAGACCTAGAAGCTTTTGTGAACCTCTACAGTTGGTGTCACTGGGGCAGACATGACTCCTCACTTTCGGATGTCAGTAGAAGACTGGAGACAACTTGCTGAAGTATTTGAGGTGGACTCAAGTTCCAGACAGTGACAACAACTCAGGCTTGTCCCATGAAGCCCTAGCCAGCTCTTAACTTAACTGCATCATAGCATATACTGTAGCACAAATAGTCTGTCCTCACTTTGAGCTCAGCCATCAAAAGGATTAGGTAGGTTGACACATTTCAAACTCAGTTTGCCATTTAgtcatttccattttttttgCTAAATGGTTGTCTCCAGGTATACAGCATAGTGCATGTCTGACCCAGTAAGACCACTATACAGTCAATCAATAAAACAGTAAAATCACAATATCACTAAACCATACCAAAAAGTAATATATGGACAGATGCTTTTTGTCATCATGGTACCATTCAACCCTTCCtcttaaaaaagatgaaaaaagtAATAACTTCCTAACCCGTGAAAGAcactacaaaaaagaaccagcTCACACACTTCAGGACAGTTTAAAGTGAAATACACTCCTTTTCAATGAGCAAGGACTCGATTTCATCAAACCAGTGTATCGTTTATTCATTGTTTTTCTTCCGATAAATAAGAAATTTGATGTAACTTCATTTACAAATGGCTACACTGACGAGCTAGTGATAAAAATAAAACGAGTGAATCCTGgtttttttatcattattattattttccacAGGTCATTGGGAATTTCTTTGCAGTGGAAAACACTTTTGAAAGAACAAGTGATGAGGAGGGCTTCAGATTCCCCCGTTCTTCGCCAGACCCTCACACAGTCTCAGAAGAGCTGACATCAGCTCTCCACACTTCACTCTGCCTTCTTCTTAAGACCAGGCACCTTTGCCTGGACCCTGGAACACCAGATACCACAAGGTCACATcaatacactcacatacatacttcTTTACAAAGAGGAACATAGATGGAGCACATGCATAATCAGTATTTGAATTCTCTCAGTGTTCTTTCTATATGATCCCTGAAATCAGCCACATGAATATAGCTCTAACTACTTGGAAAAGTGGACGGACACAATGCTTTTCACAGGTAAAAGTGGTTTTCAATATGGCGATAAAACAGGCATACTTACTTTCCAACAATGTCTTTAACCTGGTTGTTAACCATGGCCAAGTAATGATCAATTTGTGTCTGAAGAAACAGAATCAAAACGTATTACCACACTGATAACACAAGCAAAAACAGCACTAACATGTAGGCAATCAGTTGGTCTACAAGAAAGGTAATAAAGACTAATTATCAACGGACCAAAATACATTATATCATATTTCTTCTTTACACAATGGACTGACAGGAAACCTTAGTGTCAGTTTGCAAGTGTGGGCACATGTTCatatttgcatgcactgtagaGGGTACAGTATGAACCAAGAGAAATCCCTTTCATTTGAGATTCGCTCTGAGGTGGCTTAACTACAGACAATATCCTTTTTTGGCTTACCTGGTGCTTTTCATAGACAATTGGACAACTGAACACTGCAATCAAACCTGAAAGAAAGCAGCGAAGAAAATAATAAGACTGTATCACTCCATAAACATAAAATTATTCCCACAGTCAAAATATTAGCTTTGCATAAGGCTTGGGCAGACTATGAATTACATGTTACTGCTGGCAGTAGCAGTGGGAACTTCCAGGTAAAAATAGTTCCAATGTTTGAACACCAGCCCTTTTAAGGCCTGCAACCACAGTAAAAATGCAGCTTTTAGACAGCACTTACCCAAGATGAGGAGGGTAAGTCCATTGAACAAGGCACCAATGTAGGTCAgaatccacataaacacagcAAACTacaaaagaaacaaacacaacattaaatacttcacatgaatctgaattaaatatttaaaaccAACCATAACCATCAAATATCAAAGACATGTCCTGTGCAGGACAGGTCATTTTTGttaattttttatatatatttttttagttaCACACGTGGCATCACGTTCAGGAACCACTGAAAATAATATTCCTCACAGTATTCCTTACAAGACCAGCCAATGTCCACACAGCTTGGCACAGGAGCCTCTGCCATTGGCTCCTCTATTCCTACCAGAGGGTGCTTTGGCCTGGTGACAGACCCTTGCCTACTGCCTGCAGGGGCCCAATCCGGAGACAGTGTTTGGCTCCGTGCTGGAGGTGTTGATAGGTATGTGACCTGAGCAGCTGTGCCTTTCTATAAGGCCAAACCCCACTCATCACGTGCTCCTCGCACGGCTTTACATTGGAGGCACAGGAGTACCCTCCAGGGAAAAAAACTtctcaacacacagacacttcttAAAGGTctcaagtctcaagtccaaacagagagagacatgtatATAGAGAACAAGGTCAGATTTATCCTGGAATAATACAATTTGTGATATAAAACTCACTTTCAGCTTGCATTACAAAAGTCACTCTTCTAGGCAAAGAGAAAAATGAACGAAATGTCAACCCCCTCCTTGCTTACTCACCATACTCACCACTAAATCCTGCTAAAATCCTGGCTTTTGATAACAGGTGTTTTTGGTGAAAGATCTCAGTAACTTCATCAACAGGGACACACTGTACATGACGAGGCTCACCTTAAGTGAATCCACCAGGTCTTCAACCAGGAATAGTCGTCGCAGTTCGATGATGAAGGAATTGATGCGGGCCAAAGCCACATCGCTGTACTTGTGAGCCATCTCCTCAGACAATGCCAATTCCTTATCCAGGTACAGCCTGCCAAACAAAACAGGGCTTTTAGCCAGGGGATTATAATGTGCAAAGCCCTATAACCGCGACATGGCAGTCTCTGCTTTTAATGGGCGGACCATTTCGCTGGTCCCACAAATGATAATCAAATGAGAATTAAATTCGAACTCTTATTTGTGGTCGTTCGTGTGTTGGTTTCTTTGCATTACACATACCAAGTCCTAGATGGACATTTATGCCATGATCAGTTGGAGCCTTAAAAAAGGGGATTTGGAGAGATTTCCATAAAACCGGTTTCACACCCCTCTGCAGTGCCTGGATTACATATATGTCACATATATAGTTACATATATTAACAAAAGCAGACTTGCTTACACAAAATCTTTGATCAAATTGTAGTTGGGCTGGTCTGTTCATGGGaagattttctttttcattgATTCCCTGAGAAAACTCCTTTAAGAGGGACTAAACGGCTTAGTCATGACTGAGCACCAATCACTTTCCCTCCAGGCTAAACCCAGCTAATTTGATCTTAATGACCAGCCAGGCCAGCTACAAGGCAAAGTGAGGCTCAGCACAATTGCCAGGAAATGGATAAGCTATCAGGCTAGCTTGGTGTTTCCTTTGGCAACAGAGTTCAATACATACAACACCACAACAACAAATTCCTGCTGAAAGCTCGGACCAAAACCATATAGAAAATCAGAGCATGAAGGTCTACATGCTTGTGGTCACCAAGTGCTACTGCAAAACAAAGGCCCAATCAGACAAAAAGGGACTGGCAGCTGGTAGCCACGGGAGACCATGGAATGTTCATGAAATTCAGTGACACTTGTACAGCCATAATAACCACGGTCTCACAACAACATTCCGCCAAAGTTAAACTAATCTCAACTTTTGATGCAACAAGTTATAGTTGAAAAGCTAATCTGAGTGTGACTGCCACTtacttacatttacatttattcatttagcagatgttaactagcataacattcaagctacagtgcTGAGACGACCTTAGGGAGGAATCAATGCACCAATCAATCCTATTACTAGAGAAGGAGAGTGCAGACATTATAAGTACAGTCAAAGTGTACTTACTTGAATGGGTGCCCCTCGTCGGATTTCTGGATGGCCTGGAGGATGCCCTTGTATATCCTGAAGGTGATGGTGACCGAAAGGAGGGCCAGGGCCACGTAAGAGAGAACGCTGATGATGCTGCACATAGTCAGGGAGAACAGAAGCAGCAGGTTCGCCCCAAACACCACGCCCGTGGTCTTGACATCGCGCCAGTACAGGAGGTCCACCACTGCAggccagaggaggaggaggaagaggaagggtcagtcagatgtgtgtgaaaGTGCAACATGAGGCCTCTGCACCAAAGTCACAGTAAAGAGCACAGGCTTTTACTGTGTGGCCCCTCAGAAAACACTGAGAAATGAATTTAATGCATCAAAATAACATTCAAACTCAAAATTTACATCCAAAAGAGAGCCTTGGAACTAAGGTTGTGCTGATGGAGTGAATGAAATGTAAAAGGTGGAAAAAAttggaagacaaaaaaaaaaaaaaaaaaaaaaaaaaaaaaaaacacacacacacacacacacacacacacacatcatatcatTTTGCCAATCTGAGtaaaacaaaatatatgaaagataaataaataataaataaagtcACTATGAATTTGTCCCTTAATCATGCCAAGTCATTGCCTAGGTGAACCCAGACGAATCAGTGAGCACATTTCACTTTACTCTGTAGACCTGTATGGTGATCCTTCTATTCCAGCCCATTTCTGAATCACCAAAAACGAATTAACCAATCACAGAAAAGGATGGGTGGCAGAGGAGACAGGGGAGGGTAGGTAGCACTGCCAATGGCTGTGCTGATGGCATCAGTTTTAAATGACACCGATCTGCATTTTCTTTGAAAcagagtaaacaactgcatgtaAAACCTTCAGAAAGGATTCGGTAGGAGTATAATGTACCAATGTAAGTACAATTTCACCATTGGTTACGGTCAGCTAAACTGGTGTGGTCACTGGTCAGGGCCTTGTTGACACCGGACCAGATATTACACATGTCTGAGCCACCGGGGTAACCCATCTACACAACAAAACTAGGTTACTAGATCATTTGTGTCTAATAAAGTTCTTGTCCTATGAGAAATTCCACTAGTTGTACACTACGACTACAGCTCAGCACTTGTCACAACAGTCAAAGGTAATCCTTGATGTCCTAGTCAGCTGACAGCCAAGACACGGTGCTTGAATAGCACGCACTGAAGTGTACACTACCAGAATAGAACACAGACCCGGAGGGTTAATCCCTACAATACTCGATTTCAGCCTGCGCAGTCATATAAACTCGTGCAAAGCGCACACACCGATTAGCGGCTTTttagatagcctacagttacttTGAGCAAAGTGACGAGGTGGGCTTGGTTTTACAGACAGTTAGGGGCTAGGGATCCCCCATGTTCGAGTTTCAGTACCAATTCCTGACAGGTCAGTCTAGAATTAGATTAGAGACATTCCGACTGCTGAACCTGGTCGTTTAAAAATATTATGGCATGTTCAAAATTGGTGCGTGTTCAGAATTCCCTTCAGCTGCAATGAAACAGCTTtctaaactaaaaaaaaaacatagctcAAAGAGGGAATTGATATACAGGCATTAACCCCATTTATCCAGTTCGCGGATGGTCCAGCAGAACCTGTCTCACGGCCATAACGTAGTTGTGAGAGACCCGGACACCCAACTCCTGATACGTTTCAGAATTGAACGCAATAGAACTTCTAATTGATTTACCATGCCAGTTCTATACAAATGACTCAAGCCCATAAACGCCTCTACCCAAGCTTCATATTGAGGCACATTTTCTCCATATATAGACGGCTAACATACGCGCTCATGACCACGTCGCAATGCATGCCTTTCGGTTGCAGTGCCCTTGTAGACTTTGGTCTCTCCGGTATTTTGAATAATGTATGCATTAGCATTCAATAACTGACTACGGCTATTTGGTCATTCCGAACGTGTCTGTAACTACATAAGGTAAGCATGAACCATCATCTGGAGGATCTAAAAATAGCCCACACATTGTGAAGCGTTCTGATCTCATCCTATTACACGTTCGTTCAAACTAGCCATCCTCCAGCGAACATTTATCTTTATAATGACGCAAACGATACGACTGGCAGTAAATATGGCAGGCGAAATCCACAATTGACATCACTGGCTCAGTCCACCGATCATATTAGCAAAGTCCATGCAGCTACACTGTAGTAGACAGCTAACGGTGCTACATTCGGACGGGCGTTAATCGCACCACTAAATAAACACTATGTTAATCATAACCAATCACCCAATTCCACATTTTTAACTGAAAATAGAATAACAAAATACCACACTTCGAAAGAGAAAACACGAATTTGCTAGCCTGCACAGATAAACCAGGGATAATGACAGAACTAACCCCGCTTGGCATCCATCTTGCGCCTCCGAGCATGCACCAGCACTCTCTGTGCTACTCAGCTAAGCAAGCGGGAGAGGGAGGCACTTCCTGCTGGATGGCTTGTGGTCCTGACAGTGTAGCTAACAGGCACGTTATGGTGATACAGATTGTAGGCCtgtgtgccttcttattta
This genomic stretch from Alosa sapidissima isolate fAloSap1 chromosome 16, fAloSap1.pri, whole genome shotgun sequence harbors:
- the LOC121685090 gene encoding reticulon-4-like isoform X6 produces the protein MENMENTDSQHGSNWKRVVDLLYWRDVKTTGVVFGANLLLLFSLTMCSIISVLSYVALALLSVTITFRIYKGILQAIQKSDEGHPFKLYLDKELALSEEMAHKYSDVALARINSFIIELRRLFLVEDLVDSLKFAVFMWILTYIGALFNGLTLLILGLIAVFSCPIVYEKHQTQIDHYLAMVNNQVKDIVGKVQAKVPGLKKKAE
- the LOC121685090 gene encoding reticulon-4-like isoform X7, with the translated sequence MDAKRVVDLLYWRDVKTTGVVFGANLLLLFSLTMCSIISVLSYVALALLSVTITFRIYKGILQAIQKSDEGHPFKLYLDKELALSEEMAHKYSDVALARINSFIIELRRLFLVEDLVDSLKFAVFMWILTYIGALFNGLTLLILGLIAVFSCPIVYEKHQTQIDHYLAMVNNQVKDIVGKVQAKVPGLKKKAE